TTGGGTTGAGCGGCGATGACGCAGAGGAGCTTGCTGCCGAGACGATCGAGCACGCGCTCGAGGTACTCGACGCGCTGCGCGAACCCGCTAAACTCGCTGCTTGGCTGAGGATGAGCGCCCATCGCAGAGCCATCAGTGCGTACCGGAGAGCTACGCGCCCGCCGCCGAAGCCGGCTGTCCCGCCAGCGGCACTCCTCGGGATCGCCGAGGCTCCGGAGGATCTGGACGATGCAGAACTAAGGGCGTGGCGCAGGGTAGTCGCGGGACAGGTCTCGACGGCTTCCGAGAATCTGCCGGGGCGCTATCGAGACGTGTGGGAGGCGTTGTTGAATGGACTCTCGATCCAGGAGATCGCCGAGATGAACCACATCACTCCAAACAACGCTTCACAACTGCGGTTTCGCACCCTCGGCCGTATGCGTAAAGAGTTGAAAGAACTGGGTGTGGACCTAATAGACATTCCGGCTAGGGGTCGAGCATGAGCAAGCGGAATGCAGGCTCGTCTCCGCTTGGGCCGCCGGGTGAGCATGGCGACGAGGTCCGGCCGGAAACCTGGCTACAATCCGAGCAGGTATCCAGCTGGATTTGGGACAGTGTCAAGCCCGAGGAGTTGAAGGCATCAACGCGGGATCGGCTTCTCGGAGCAGCCCATGCGGGCAGTGAGCGTCGACTGGTACGGGCAGCAGCAGCCGCGGTCCGTCCTGCTGCGGGAGAGATGGTGGGCGGCTATCTGGCCCGGATCCGGACGGCGGCGGGGGCCAGCCTCGAGGATATAGCTCGCTATTCACAAGCTTCCGTCGATTCGCTGCGAACTCTTGAGAGGATCGACCGGGGACTTGCTGGGATAGGACCTGCGGCGTTTGCTGCTCTTATAGATCTGCTTGATTTCCCATTCGAGAACGCCGTTGTTTCCGCGCAACGAGGGCTCGGGGGGTGGCAAGCAGCGGGTGGACTCCGCTCTGCTCGGCAACGTGAGGAGTCTCACTCTCCTGAAGTTGAACAATATCTGGAAGAAACCGTGGCCGCGCTACGAGAGCGCGGCCGCGAAGATTTGCTTGGACGGAGTTGATTGCGGTGAGAGCGCGGCCGCAACGCGCGCGTCAAACGGCAATCGCGATGTCGGTTTGGAGCGCGGGGAGCTGGAACTGCGCTTCTGCGAGTGGATACAGTGGGACCCCTTCCGGTGTGCGCACTGTTACGAGCAAGGTGTAGCGAAGGTTCGGGCGCTTGTCTCTGGGAATCAGCCGGCCTCGTGAACGGAACAGGTGGCGCAACTCCAGCACAGGCTCATGAAGGTCTTCTGCCTTCGCCCTGAAGTACTTGCTGATTGTCGTATCCCATTTTCCCTCCGCGCGGAGGCGGCGTTCGGTACCAGGTTGGGTACCGAAACCCTGCCGTTTCGGTCTGCGTGCGAGGCGTACCGGGCGGCCGTTTACCTCGCTGGGGACAATAGCTTCTTCCCAGGCATCGAATACATCCAGTTCTTCGCGGGTTTCCTCATCCAGAAGCGCGTAGCGGCGTGCGTGGGGAGTCACTCGCCATTCGAACCCGGCTTGTGTGTAGCCAGCGACGTCAGACGGGTCGACCGGCGACGTGTAGCAAAGGGTGAATCGCACTGCTATTTCCGTTTTGGGATCAAGCCCGCTGGGCACTGGAAGGCGAAGAGCGATCGCCTCGCCTCGCGAGACGGAGTCCTCGTAGAGAACGGTGACTTCGTTTTCGGAGCAGTCCAGGACCGTTCGCAAGTCTAGTTCGAAGCGGCCGTAGCCGATCTTCAGCACGCCATGGCTGCCCGGGCCACGCCGGCAGAAATGGACCGCGAACGCGCGAAGGGTTTCTGGGCGCGACCTCCGCCGACCGAGAACCCCCACAAGTCCCGCGAGCGTGTGAGTGACCAGTGCGGCCGCGTAACTGGTGCCTTCGTCCTCCACCTGCCCGTGAGCGGCGAGACCCACGAACGGCTTCCCAAGCGCGAGGCACCCGCCGGGGCCGACGCCGTGGGGGCGTACCCAGCCACCATGCCGCCCGGGGCCCCGACCACTGTAATCTGCGCTGCGCACGGCGTCGCCGTCTGCGCCTGTGCACGCGCCGACGGCGATGCCATTCGCCATGTCTGCCGGAACGCAGATGCGATTTCCTCCGCGAGTCTCGTCCTCGCGGCCTAGATTGCCAACCGCACTCACCACCGTCACTTTGCGCTCAAGCGCGACACGGTCCAGCCGAACCGTCCACTCGTGCGGCGGGTCGTCGGGGTGAACGGGGATCTCAGGGCCATAACTGAGGTGGGCAATCGCGTAGTCACGGGTGCGGAGCACGTCATCAATGGACTCGACGACGTCCAGCAGGTTATAGTCAGCCGATTCGGAGCTTCTGGGGAGTACGCGATAGTGATCCACGTGCGCCGCTGGCTCGGGGAGCTGACCCGATTCGGCTGCGGATCCGTAGAGCACCGCGTTGTTGACCACGGTACCGTGTGTAACCCATTCGTCCACTGGATCCTCGTCCGTTAGCTTGTACGGCGTCGTGTATCGCGCCGCGCTCGTGCACTTCGGATCAAGGCCCCCGTCGAACATGGCAATCGTGACGGTAGGCCGGGTGTACGCGGATGGTGGTGCACCAGGTGGGAAAAGGGTGCCTGTGGGCCGGCCCGGCACCGCCATGGAGGGGAGGGGCCGGATTACGCGCAACGCGTTGAAACGGGCCGCCTCTCGAGCCTGTTCGGGAGTGAGATGGACGGGGAGATAGCACATGCCGTTTGCGATGTACCGGCGCCGCCCGCGAACGGATTCCGCGCCGGCAAGGCTGCGCACCCAGTCGACGAACTTGGCATAGATTTCCTCGAGATTCGCATCGGCCTCGTCGGTCGTCCACCGCATAGTAGGCGGGTGGAGGACTGCCTCCCAGCCGCGAGCGCTACCAGGATCGGGTTCCGTGTCGGTGCGCAGGACCTCGTCTTCTCGCGAGAGCCGCAGTTCAGCGAACTTTCGCACATCCAGCCATGCCTTGGCGGGCGTGTTCTGCGGGCCCTGAAGCACTGACTCGAGCCGCTCAAGTTCTTCGTCGGTCGCCGCCATGAACAGCAGGCGCGCCGGCGCCTGGTTCAGGGGCTGATCTCCGGGGACACTGACTGATTTGGCGGAGCGGGCGGGCGCGCTGCCTACCACCTCAATGCCGGTTGCCTGGATCAGCGGGAGAGGGAAGTGCGTCCCGGCAAGGAATTCCGCGTGCATTGTCGCCCGGAACACTACGCGCTTGCCGCGTAGCCTGGGATCGATGGCGCGCGCCTCGGTTCGGAGCGCAGCAACATGACGGCGGAGCCGGATTGCCTCCGCTGCCGGGTCGCCGCGAAGGTTCTCGGGGCCGCCGCCACCACCCCATATGGTCGGCTGGCGGAGGCGTTCTCCACCTTCGCGAATTGGCCGTTCGCGGTCTTCCGCCATGGCGTGCGCTGGTCTATTCGATGGTTACGCGATCAGGCGGTTGAGACCTGCGCGTCCTCCCGAGCTTCCCACGATCTTACCCGTCGTCGAACGGTCGAGTAGGGAGTGGCGAGCAGTTCCGCGATCTGATGCAGCGAAAAGCCGGCGCCGTGGTGTGCCAGTGCACAGAGCGCCTCACCAGCAAGTCCGGCGGGCATGCGGTCCGCCAGCGTAGACAGTGCAGAGCGGGCGAGCGCCTGTCCAAGCGAGCAGGGCTCGAGGACCGACTCTCTCGCTGCAGATCTCACCTGTCGGACCAGATCCGAGCCTGAGAGACCCTCGGCCGCTTCCGCGAATAGCCGGACCATGCGCTGATCCGTCGGGAGGGAGGTGCGGCTGATGGCGCGAGTAAGAATCGTCTCTCGTGCATTACGGTCGGGCAACCCCAGCTCGAGGACTCGGTCGAAACGGCGCCAGATCGCTCGATCCAGCAGCTCTGGATGGTTAGTGGCGGCGATCAGAAGTCCCTCGGCGGGCCACCTCTCGAGTTCCAGCAGAAGGACGTTCACAATCCGCTTCAACTCGCCGATGTCCGCAGGGTCATCCCGACGCTTGGCAACAGCATCGAACTCGTCCAGCAGAAGCACGCACGGGTTCGAACGAGCAGCTTCCATAGCCTGCCGCAGGTTCTGACCTGTCTGGCCCAGATATCGGGAGACTACCTCGGCGAGGTCGAGTGTGAGTAGCGGCAGATCGAGCGCAGCGGCCAGATACGTGGCCGTCATCGTCTTTCCGACGCCTGGCGCACCGGTAAGCAGGAGCGTCTTCGTTGGCTCCAGCCCGGCCCCGACGAGCGTGCTGAGTGCGGCCCGTTCTGCGACAATGGCGTCGATCGCACGCTGCTCCGGGCCGGCTAAAACGGGGCGCTCGACTGCGGGTGACAATTCCACGCGTAGCAGACTGCCGAGCGGATCTCCCGGGGCGGCAGGCCACGGGGATTCGGTCGGCTGCGCCAACAACCGCTCAAGGGCGGTGTAGAAACGGTTCGCGTCAGAGACGACCGGGGCAGCGTTGAGCATGCGGCGGGCGAGCTGGCGGACGGCCAGTGCGTCGCCCCGTATACCGTGAGTGACGAGGTCGTAGACGTGCTGTTCGAGGTTGGTCATGGCGCACCAGTCTGGTTCAGTTTGAGGCGGAAGTCAAGCCAAGCGGACCAGTGCCAAGAAGTGGCGCGGATTTGCGCTGGTTCATGCGTGCCCCGCATACATGTCTGTGCCAAAACGCCCTAGATACTCGCCGAGACCCCGGACCGGCTGGTCCGAGAAAGCGTATAATGGGGTGCCCATACCGTGACGTGGCTGCTCTACCGGGTGCAGGCGCAGGATTGAGCGTAGCGGTGAGCGGCGCGGGCCGGGCGCATCCGTCCGCGCCGCACGCTGTCCCCGGAGGTGAAAGATGAAATGCCGGAGAGCTGATGATGCCACGCCCGTTCGGATCCTTGCAGACGAGCCGATTCTGCCCCGCCGAGCTGATGCGCGATCACATCGGAGCCGTCCCGGTGGTAGATGGGCCTGAGAGCATGCTCCTGATCGGGGTGAGCACGGTTCGGGACATCGTTCTGCCGGGCGCTGCATCTCGGCCCGAAGGCAAGTACCGTGACCTCCGGCGAATGGTTCTCAACCATGAACGAAAGTGTTGCCCTCTGCTCCGCCTGCTCATACAATAGGAATCCATTTTTGTAGGAAGCTGATCTCCGGAAATTAGTAAGGATTGCCCAAGTGCTGGTAGTGCGGCAAAGCTCAACGTCCTTGAGCGAAAGACGCACCTGTACGCGCTTGACTTCGGCGCCGGTACGAGAGGGACGCCGCCGGCCAAACCCGCGTTTGCGATAAAGTACTTGACGCACTCGCGATTGATGTTGGCGCCTTGCATTTCGCGAGGCCGGAATCAATGAGACTTTTATGGTCGGATCGCCCCTCTCCTCCCGCCCTTTACTTCTCGCTCGACCTGGCCCGGCGGATCTGCTGTTGGCAGTGGCCGGTCCAATCCTTCTCGCTCTCCTCGCCATCACGCTTCCCTTAGGTAATGGGGGCGCCGCCGACGCCGCCGCCGAGGTGGCCGGGTACAGAGCGGCCCCAGTCCTTGGATCTCCCACCGTGCTGCTGGGAGACTCCGTGCTCGCTGACGTAACGCTGGCGGGGATCGACGGCCGGGGGGCGGCCGCGCTGCTGACGCTGTCCCGAGGTGCCTCCCCCCGGTGGCACATCGCATCGGCGGCGGCGGGGACGAATGTGCTGGCCGGCGACGACGAGCGGCTTCCGCGCACAGCCGTATCCCCCTGGACGCGCAGCGACGCCCGCACGTTCGCCGTGGCGAGCGGGCGTGACACCGTGTATGTAGGCCGCGTTCCCGGCTTGGCGGTGTGGATTCGCGGTGCGTCGAGGAGGTGGGAGGGGGCGGTGGTCGACCCGCTCAGCGCCGTGCGCGTAGCCGGCTCGCGCAGCGGGGTGCGGGTGGTCTCCTGTCCCGCCGCGCACGGCCGTCCCCGTGTGTGGCGGAGCAAGGGCGCGGCGCCCGCCGACGCGGAAGCGGCGTGCCGGGAAATCGCCGCCGGCACCCGCGAGGCGTGGCGGCGCGTCCGGAAGTGCCGCTGGTGGTGGCCGCGCAGCATCTGCGTGACGAAACCGGACCACCCCCTGGCCACCCTGCGCGAGCCGCGCGCCCCCCGCGCCCGCGTGCTGCAGCCTCGCGTCGCGGCCGAGCTCCCCGGCCTGTGGGTGCGGATGCGGTCCTCCTCCCTGGAGCAGCTGGACGTGGGATCGCGGGCGGGCCACCCGTGGACCGTGTCGGACTCCGCGACGGGAGACACCGTCGCCGTCCTGGGACGGCTGGAGCTGAAGGACAGCTCCGTCGCCCGCGTGGGCCCGCACAGCTTTGTGGTGCGCGCCCGCGGTGACCGGCTGGACCTTTTGCACGCCCGACGTCCGGGGCTCCCCGCGTATCTGGGCGGCAGCGCCGGGACGGAGAGCTACCACCCCGCGTGGCTGGGCGAGATCCCCCGTTGCGGCGCGTCTCCGGGCGCGCTGCGGGTGCGGGTGGCCCACCCCTCCCGGAGCGACCCGCGGGCTCGTCCCCGGGACACCTGGATCGTCCCCTCGGGCGCCGCGGCCGGGGCCCGTGAGCGGGTGGTGGAGCTCGAAGGCGGCGTCCGGGACTCCGCCCGCACGGAGAGCGTCATCCTGTGCACCGCCGCCGTCGCGGGCCGCGAGCGGCAGATCCGGATCCGCAGCGAACCCGCGGCGACGGTGGAGCTGGAGGACGGCGCGGCCGCACGGCTCCTTCCCGAGGACACCGTGGTGCGCGTGGGGGATCGGCCCGGCGAACTGCTGCTGGGCGTGGGCGGCACGCTGGTGCGCGTGGCGCCTTCGCGTGCCGGCGCCGTCCAGCGGGCGGCCCGGACCGGGGGCGGCGCCTTCCTGGGCCTTGCGCTCCTGGTGCAGGCCTTTCCGCTGACGGTGGCCCGCCGCCGCCGCGCGGCCTTCGTCCGCAAGCACCCGGACTGGGGGCGGGAGCTGCTCGCGCCGGCCGGGATGTCCCCGGCCACCTGCCTGCAACTCGCCTCCATCGCGATCTCGCTCCTGCTCTTCGTCGGCCTGGCCTTTCAGATGTACCTGAGCACGCATCCCGACCTGGCCGCCACCCCCACGTACGGCCAGTCTTTTATCCAGGCGATGACGCTGACAGTGGCGGTGCTCTGCTTCGCGGCGTGGTTCACCTTCCTGGACAGGGGCATCGCCTACCGCACCGCGCTCGGGCTGGTAGGGGTGGCGCTCGCCTTCGCGCTGGCGTTCGGCTGGTGCGTGCTGGACGCGCGGCTGACGCCCGCGACGGGGATGTGGTTCTCGCGGCTTCGCGACGCGGCTACCGTCGCGGGCCCGGTGAACGGCTGGCGTGCCTTGCTGGCCTTGGGAGCCGTGGCCGTGCTCTTCATTGCCGCCGGGGTCGCATTCGTCGGCCGCCTGCTTGGCGCGCGGCAGATGGGTGCGGGGCTTGTCGAGTGGGCGCTGGCGCACCCGGTAGCGTCATCCCTGGGGCTGGCCGGCGTGGGGTGCGCGGGTGCGGGCGTTCTGTACATGAAGCTGGATCGCGGTGCCCTGGCGCTGCATCTGTCCATCATGGCGGCGCTGGCGTGGTACGCGGCGGTCCACTGGGATCAGGCCGACAGCACCGATGAGCCTGGGGAGGCGGAGAAGCGGAGTGAGTCGATGTGGATGCTGCGCACGAGTGTCGCGGTTTGGGTGGCACTCGTCGTCTTCCTGCTCACGGGCGCCGGGATGCCGAAAGTAGTGAGTCTTCTCTCGCTCGTGGCCGGTGCGGCGCTTGGGTTCTGGGCGCTCCGGCGCGGCGGGACCGAAGGCCACAGCGATGTGATCTTGCTGGTCCTTGCCTGGGGAGGCGCCCTCGTGGTGGGCGGCGTGGGCGCGCTGTGGCCACTGGACGACATGGGGAGCCTGGCGGCGTGGATCCCGGCGGTACTTGCCGGCTTTTTTCTCTGGGCCGTGCAGACGGAGGAAGCAGGGCGTGGGCGGATGGGGGCAGCGGCGGCACGGGTGCGGTTCTGGCTGGCCGCGGCCTCGGGGCTGATGCTGCTGGGCGCCCTGGACGCGCTCAACTTCATGGTGGAGAAGGCGCCCGAGGACGTGCTGGAGCGGCCCCGGCAGCGCTTTGCCCTGGTGGAGAACGCCGCATATCCCACCGCGGGAGAGTGGATCACCCAGGTCCGCTGGCTGGCCAGCGAGCCGGGGGGCGGTCCGCGCTGGGTCCCCAACCTCAACTCCGACCTGGCCGTGTTCGGCGTTTCCTCCAACTTCGGGCTGGGCTGGGCGTTCCTGATCTCGCTCGTCCTGGTCGCCGCGGCGTTCCTGCTCGCCTTCGCGGCCGACCAGGCGCTGCGCGAAGCGCGCCTGGTGGAGGAGGAGGTCGACGACGCCTCCGCGCGCGAGGACCCCGACGCGGTTCGCGGGTACGCCGCCGACGCGCCCGCGGTGCTGCTGCGCGCCACGGGGCTCCTGCTGGGGATGACCGCCATCCTCCTCCCCTCACAGTGGCTGGTGCACCTGGGCACCGGAGTGGCGCCGCAGATACCGATCACCGGCCTGGTGTTCCCCTGGGTCAGCCACGGCACCACCACGCACCTGCTCTATGCGGCCGCCCTTGTGCTCCCCCTTGCCGCCTGGTCGGCTGTGGGGGAGTGGCGCGTGGCGGCGGGAGGCTTCGATGCGAACTGAGCGCTGGCCGCGCCGCATCATCCTGTTCGGCGCGCTACTCCTGCTGCTGGTCCCCTTTGGCCTGATTCCGCTGCTGGCATCGTGGTCCGGCGACAGTGGTCGCCCGCCGGTGGGGCGGCTTTACGTGCACGGCGCGTGGACCGGCGAAGGGGCGCTGCTGGAGTTGCGGGACGACCGGCGTGGCGGAAACGACGCGTGCTACCAGGTGCTGGAGCCGGGAGAGCGCACGCGCGGCGACTCCACGCGCGTCTGCTCCGGCGGGCATCATCGCGCCTGGGTGGGCGACGGGCGGATCGAGGTGGCGGTGGGCACCGATGGCGTTCCGACCGTGTCGCTCGCGGGGGCGCGGCTGCGTCCCGAAGACTGGATCGGGAGCAGCGCCGACCCCGCCGCGCGCCAGCCCGTGCGCTTTCCCTTCCGCGGCTACGGCATCCCGGGCCGCGCGGCACAGGTGGTCGAGTGCGACGCGAGCGCCCGGCCTCGCCCCGCGGGGTGCGTGCGCGTGCACGACCGGCTGCGGCGGATGGCGATCGCCCGGGCGGGCGGGGCCCGGGGCGGCGGCACGCTGGGCGCCGACAGCGTGTATCCGCTGTATGCAGGGGACGAGCTGTGGCTGGGGCTGGTCGCGTTCCACGTGTCCGCCGCGCCGGACCGCGGGGCGGGGTTCGTCCTGGAGCGCGAGAACCGGGTCCGCGCCACGGAAACGCGCGCGGGCGCGGCGGACACGGGGGGCGGGGGCGACCGACGCTGGCTGGGGCGCCTGTGGGTGGCCGAGGGCCCGGACCGCGCCGGGCCGCTCCCCTCCAGCTTCCAGGTGATGCCCGCGCACGTGCTGTTCACCAAGGGCAACCTGGCCCGGCGGCGCACCAGCCTCGAGGTGGAGGACGTGGTGCAGGAGATGATCGACGCCGAGTTCCTGTGCCTGGAGCGCGGGGAAGACTCGGTCCGGGTGGCGTGGCGGCCGGTGGAGCACCCCGGGTGCGACGCGCCGGCCGCGGCCCCCGGCGTGCGGCGCGCCGTGGACGAGCAGCTGGGTGACCGATACCGCCGCGTGCGCTGGGGAGACATGGCCCCCACCGCCGCGGCCCTGGTGGACGGCGCCAATGCATCGCTGGCGGGGCGCGGCTACCTGCTGGACGCCTTCACCCTTCCGCTGGCGTTCGACTGGAGCCTGGAGCGGCGTGACCCCGCCGCGTCCGGCGCCGCAGGGCGGCAGGAGGCGCAGCCCGCCGCCCGCGCGCTGTGGGGCGTGCGCTTCGGGAGCACGCGCTTCAACGACGAGCCCCGTCCGGGTTCGACCCTCCCCGCCGTCTTTCTGCGCGCTTCCACCGCGCGCTACGCGGTCCAGGCGCTGCGGGGAGGCGAGGTTCTCGCCTCCTTCTCGCTCACCGGCGCCACGGGAAGGCTGTGCTTGGGAACCATGGGAGGAGCGCTGGTCGACGCATCGTCCGGGAGTCACCATCCACTGGGCGCGTACGCGTTCCAGGGCGACCCGCGCGTGGGAACGTGGAGCGCCGACCCAGCCGCCGGGTGCGGCGGGTGCACCCTGGACCTGCGCCCCGCCGGTGGCGCCGGCCGCGGCGCCGTGTCGGTAGCGGCGGGAGCCGCGTGCGGGGCGGTGCAGGGCGCGGATGGAGTCGTGCTGGCCGACCGCCAGACGGTGCTAGGGAACGGTGAGTGGATGGAGTGGACGGCCGGCGGGGTGCACCTGCGCGTGGTAGACCGCGGCGAGCGCGCCTGGGCCACCCTCTCCGGCGTGGGCGGGCGGCGGCGCTTCGTGGACGAGTTCTACCGGCGCGCCGGGCTGGCGCCGCTGCTGGGCGACCCGGGCGGGCTGCGCGGCGTGGAGGCCGCGCTGCGGGCCTTCGTGCCCGATTCCACCCCCCGCGACTCGCTTCCGCCGCTGGAGCTTTCCGTGGACGGCGACCTGCAGCTGGCCGTGCAGTCCATCGTCGACGTCCGTGCGGCAGGGGTGGACGATTTCGACGGTGCGTCGGCCGTGAGCGCCCTGGTGCTGGACACGCGGACCGGCGAGGTGCTGGCGGTGGCCAACAGCCGCACCGCCTCGTCCGACCGCCCGCCGTCGGCGTGGGAGGCGGGGGCCCAGCTGGCCCGTGGCCTGGAGAACACGGCGTTCCAGCGCCGGCGGCCCCTGGGCTCCACCATCAAGGTGGTGGGTGCCTACGCCCTGGTGAACTCTGGGCTCCGCGACGGGCCCGCGCCCTCCGCGGCGCGGCCGGGGTGGACGGTGCCCGAGTCCCGGCTGCGGGACTCCGCCTTTCTCTTCGTTTCCCGGCAGCGGCCCGGCCGTCCCGGCCCCGCCTCGCCGCGCAAGTGTCACGCGGGGACGGGCGCCTCGCACCTGCTCCCCGCCACGGACGCCGCCTTCAACCGCAGCACCCTGGTGGAGCGGTTCGCCCAGTCGTGCAACAGCTTCTTCATCATGACCGGGTTCCGGCACGTGGGTCCCGCCACGGCGCCGCTCCGCTCCCTTGGGCCGGCGTCGCCTCCCTTGGCCGCGGGAGAAATGGGGATGCTGGGGGGCGACTCCACCGTCCTGGTGCTTGGTGCGGGCAGTTCCGTCGCCGACGGGGTGCGCGACGGGCTGGCCGAGGACCTGGGCGGGCGCGGCGGCGTTCCGCGCAGCGTCTACGGCCTGCTGGTGCGCAGCGGCTTTCAGCCCTGGCCGGGCCAGGCGGGGGGCGAGCCGCGACCGGCGTCATTCACCTTTCAGCGGCGGGGCGCGCCGGTGACGGTGCCTCTGGCCGCGTGGTTCACCCCCGCGAACGCGGGGAGCGTTCCCGCGCTGCTTCCGGGGCGCGACTTCTCCTACCCCCGTGTTCCCAGCCCCGCCCGGCTGGACCCGCACACCACGACCGCGCCGGCGGTCGAGGCGCTTGGGAGCGATTCGCAGACCGTGAAACGCGGCCGGAACGAGGGCGAGCCGGAGGTGCAGTACGCGCAGCTGCTGATCGGCCAGGGACAGGTGGAGGGCTCCGTCCTGGCCCTCTCGGTCCTGTACGCCCCCGCCGTGCGCCCCGACGGACGCACCGTCCATCCCTGCCTTTTCCGGGCGCAGTGCGCGGGGAGCGCGGGCGAGCCGCTCCTGGATCGCGCCGCTCCCGCGGTGCCCGCGCTGCATTCGGCCCTGCGCGCCGTACTGCAGGACGGAACCGCGCGCCGTTTCTTCGGGACGCCCCGCTGGTCCGGGCTCCGCCAGCGCTGGGGTGGCAAGACCGGCACCTACAGCCAGGAAACTCTCCCGGAGGCCGCGCGTGGCCGCCGGGTGGAGTGGCAGGCGCTGGTGGACTGGGGGTGCGGCGTCGTTTTCCCCTTCGCCACGCCTCCCGACGTGGGGTCCCTGTACGACGTGCTGGTCCCGGGCCTGTTCGCCGCGGCCGGCCGGGTCGCCGGAGCGCCGGCGGGTTCCGCGCGGGGCGCACGGGCGTGCGAGGACCCCGCGTACCCCCGGAACCCGGCCGGCATCCATGCGTACGGCCGTCACCCCGCGCGGGGAGAGCTGGACGCCGTGGCGGCGGCGCTGGCGGAAGCCCCCCGCGGCCCGCGGACGACGAAGACTCATCACGCGTTCGTCCTCGCCGCGCTCCCGGGCGCCGGGCGCGCGGAAGGGATCGTGGTCGCGGTGCTGGTGGATGACGAGCCGACGGAGGCGGTGCCGATCGGGGCCGATATCGCCCTCGCCGTGGAGCGCTGGGCAGAGGTGTCGAGGCGATGATCAAGCGAACGGCGAAGCGGATGGCGACCGGAGTGCGGCGGCTGTTCACGCGCGAGGGGCGACCCGTGCCAGGCAAGGTGACGCTCGGGGCGTCAGCGGCCGGGACGCCGGCCGAGCCGCGGCTCGTGGTGGATCGCGGGAAGCTGCCGCGCGGGCGGGTGGGGCGCGCGGCGCTTGGGCGGATGGAGCGCTCCCTCCGCACGCGGCTCGCGCGGGCGCTGGTCCCCGACGGCGCCG
This is a stretch of genomic DNA from Longimicrobium sp.. It encodes these proteins:
- a CDS encoding penicillin-binding transpeptidase domain-containing protein, producing the protein MRTERWPRRIILFGALLLLLVPFGLIPLLASWSGDSGRPPVGRLYVHGAWTGEGALLELRDDRRGGNDACYQVLEPGERTRGDSTRVCSGGHHRAWVGDGRIEVAVGTDGVPTVSLAGARLRPEDWIGSSADPAARQPVRFPFRGYGIPGRAAQVVECDASARPRPAGCVRVHDRLRRMAIARAGGARGGGTLGADSVYPLYAGDELWLGLVAFHVSAAPDRGAGFVLERENRVRATETRAGAADTGGGGDRRWLGRLWVAEGPDRAGPLPSSFQVMPAHVLFTKGNLARRRTSLEVEDVVQEMIDAEFLCLERGEDSVRVAWRPVEHPGCDAPAAAPGVRRAVDEQLGDRYRRVRWGDMAPTAAALVDGANASLAGRGYLLDAFTLPLAFDWSLERRDPAASGAAGRQEAQPAARALWGVRFGSTRFNDEPRPGSTLPAVFLRASTARYAVQALRGGEVLASFSLTGATGRLCLGTMGGALVDASSGSHHPLGAYAFQGDPRVGTWSADPAAGCGGCTLDLRPAGGAGRGAVSVAAGAACGAVQGADGVVLADRQTVLGNGEWMEWTAGGVHLRVVDRGERAWATLSGVGGRRRFVDEFYRRAGLAPLLGDPGGLRGVEAALRAFVPDSTPRDSLPPLELSVDGDLQLAVQSIVDVRAAGVDDFDGASAVSALVLDTRTGEVLAVANSRTASSDRPPSAWEAGAQLARGLENTAFQRRRPLGSTIKVVGAYALVNSGLRDGPAPSAARPGWTVPESRLRDSAFLFVSRQRPGRPGPASPRKCHAGTGASHLLPATDAAFNRSTLVERFAQSCNSFFIMTGFRHVGPATAPLRSLGPASPPLAAGEMGMLGGDSTVLVLGAGSSVADGVRDGLAEDLGGRGGVPRSVYGLLVRSGFQPWPGQAGGEPRPASFTFQRRGAPVTVPLAAWFTPANAGSVPALLPGRDFSYPRVPSPARLDPHTTTAPAVEALGSDSQTVKRGRNEGEPEVQYAQLLIGQGQVEGSVLALSVLYAPAVRPDGRTVHPCLFRAQCAGSAGEPLLDRAAPAVPALHSALRAVLQDGTARRFFGTPRWSGLRQRWGGKTGTYSQETLPEAARGRRVEWQALVDWGCGVVFPFATPPDVGSLYDVLVPGLFAAAGRVAGAPAGSARGARACEDPAYPRNPAGIHAYGRHPARGELDAVAAALAEAPRGPRTTKTHHAFVLAALPGAGRAEGIVVAVLVDDEPTEAVPIGADIALAVERWAEVSRR
- a CDS encoding sigma-70 family RNA polymerase sigma factor; translated protein: MMGEDVIARPVLSDAEIVGRLRSAEARERTEGERCLVDRHGARLIAYLVRRFGLSGDDAEELAAETIEHALEVLDALREPAKLAAWLRMSAHRRAISAYRRATRPPPKPAVPPAALLGIAEAPEDLDDAELRAWRRVVAGQVSTASENLPGRYRDVWEALLNGLSIQEIAEMNHITPNNASQLRFRTLGRMRKELKELGVDLIDIPARGRA
- a CDS encoding ATP-binding protein, with product MTNLEQHVYDLVTHGIRGDALAVRQLARRMLNAAPVVSDANRFYTALERLLAQPTESPWPAAPGDPLGSLLRVELSPAVERPVLAGPEQRAIDAIVAERAALSTLVGAGLEPTKTLLLTGAPGVGKTMTATYLAAALDLPLLTLDLAEVVSRYLGQTGQNLRQAMEAARSNPCVLLLDEFDAVAKRRDDPADIGELKRIVNVLLLELERWPAEGLLIAATNHPELLDRAIWRRFDRVLELGLPDRNARETILTRAISRTSLPTDQRMVRLFAEAAEGLSGSDLVRQVRSAARESVLEPCSLGQALARSALSTLADRMPAGLAGEALCALAHHGAGFSLHQIAELLATPYSTVRRRVRSWEAREDAQVSTA
- a CDS encoding S8 family serine peptidase, which encodes MAEDRERPIREGGERLRQPTIWGGGGGPENLRGDPAAEAIRLRRHVAALRTEARAIDPRLRGKRVVFRATMHAEFLAGTHFPLPLIQATGIEVVGSAPARSAKSVSVPGDQPLNQAPARLLFMAATDEELERLESVLQGPQNTPAKAWLDVRKFAELRLSREDEVLRTDTEPDPGSARGWEAVLHPPTMRWTTDEADANLEEIYAKFVDWVRSLAGAESVRGRRRYIANGMCYLPVHLTPEQAREAARFNALRVIRPLPSMAVPGRPTGTLFPPGAPPSAYTRPTVTIAMFDGGLDPKCTSAARYTTPYKLTDEDPVDEWVTHGTVVNNAVLYGSAAESGQLPEPAAHVDHYRVLPRSSESADYNLLDVVESIDDVLRTRDYAIAHLSYGPEIPVHPDDPPHEWTVRLDRVALERKVTVVSAVGNLGREDETRGGNRICVPADMANGIAVGACTGADGDAVRSADYSGRGPGRHGGWVRPHGVGPGGCLALGKPFVGLAAHGQVEDEGTSYAAALVTHTLAGLVGVLGRRRSRPETLRAFAVHFCRRGPGSHGVLKIGYGRFELDLRTVLDCSENEVTVLYEDSVSRGEAIALRLPVPSGLDPKTEIAVRFTLCYTSPVDPSDVAGYTQAGFEWRVTPHARRYALLDEETREELDVFDAWEEAIVPSEVNGRPVRLARRPKRQGFGTQPGTERRLRAEGKWDTTISKYFRAKAEDLHEPVLELRHLFRSRGRLIPRDKRPNLRYTLLVTVRTPEGVPLYPLAEAQFQLPALQTDIAIAV